One stretch of Nicotiana tabacum cultivar K326 chromosome 18, ASM71507v2, whole genome shotgun sequence DNA includes these proteins:
- the LOC107826639 gene encoding putative metal-nicotianamine transporter YSL7, giving the protein MDVESGDNESTEYAFKDKEVPPWKKQITLRSMVTGLILSVVFNFIVCKLNLTTGVIPSLNVAAGLLGFAMIRSWTAVIEKFGKLKQPFTRQENTVIQTCVVASSGIAFSSGTASYMLGMSPFIAAQADAGNTPNNTMKLDISWMLPFLLVVSFAGLFSIVALRKLMIIKYKLTYPSGTATAYLINCFHTPKGAKLAKKQVGSLFKSFGFIFISGAVQWIFAREDGCGFGSLPTFGFKAYAKRFYFDFSSTYVGVGMLCPYMVNVSLLIGAIISWAIMWPMIEAKKGDWYSDHLSASSLHGIQGYRVFIAIAMMLGDGLFHFAYMVVVTALSFKKRKSSGEEDYSGEESSEDYDTKRQNEYFLKEEIPIWAAIGGYVGIAVISIIVVPIIFHSLKWYHILVAYVIAPVLAFCNSYGSGLTDWSLASNYGKIAILTFSYWVGLQNGGVIAGLASCGLVMSILDTAAGLMGDFKTGYLTLTSPRSMFFSQVIGTAMGCVITPLVFWIFHSAYKLGDPEGSYPAPYALMYRGIALLGVEGFGSLPKHCLRLSIWFFVTAIVINILTQLLKKFETKYRIYRFVPSPMCMAIPFYLGGYFAIDMCIGSLILFFWEKVNKQQAKDFGPAVASGLICGESLWGIPASVLALAGVKAPFCMKVHH; this is encoded by the coding sequence ATGGACGTGGAAAGTGGAGATAATGAATCAACAGAATATGCATTCAAGGATAAAGAAGTACCACCGTGGAAGAAGCAAATAACGTTGAGGTCAATGGTGACTGGCTTGATCCTGAGCGTTGTGTTCAACTTCATTGTTTGCAAACTGAATCTCACGACTGGTGTTATCCCTTCTCTTAACGTGGCCGCGGGGCTCTTGGGGTTCGCCATGATTAGGTCATGGACGGCTGTTATCGAGAAGTTTGGAAAATTGAAGCAGCCTTTTACTAGGCAAGAGAATACCGTCATCCAGACGTGCGTTGTTGCTTCTTCTGGCATTGCTTTTAGCAGCGGGACAGCAAGTTATATGTTAGGAATGAGTCCATTCATAGCAGCTCAGGCTGATGCAGGAAATACCCCAAATAATACTATGAAGCTTGATATTAGTTGGATGCTTCCCTTTCTTCTTGTTGTCAGCTTTGCTGGTCTCTTCTCAATTGTGGCACTAAGAAAGTTGATGATTATCAAGTACAAGTTGACATATCCGAGTGGAACTGCGACTGCTTACCTTATCAACTGTTTCCACACTCCTAAAGGAGCAAAGCTGGCCAAGAAACAAGTTGGTTCCTTGTTCAaatcctttggcttcatctttaTATCTGGGGCTGTTCAGTGGATATTTGCACGTGAAGATGGCTGCGGATTTGGTAGCTTGCCTACATTTGGTTTCAAAGCCTATGCCAAAAGGTTCTATTTTGATTTCTCCTCAACATATGTTGGAGTTGGTATGCTCTGCCCCTACATGGTCAATGTTTCGTTGCTAATTGGTGCCATTATATCATGGGCTATTATGTGGCCAATGATTGAAGCGAAGAAAGGCGACTGGTACTCTGACCACTTATCCGCATCAAGTCTTCATGGTATCCAAGGATATAGGGTATTTATCGCAATTGCCATGATGCTTGGAGATGGTCTATTCCATTTTGCTTACATGGTTGTCGTCACAGCCTTAAGTTTCAAAAAGAGGAAATCATCAGGAGAGGAAGATTATTCAGGTGAAGAGTCCTCAGAAGACTATGACACGAAGAGACAAAACGAGTACTTCTTGAAAGAAGAGATCCCCATCTGGGCAGCCATTGGCGGATACGTTGGTATTGCAGTCATATCTATCATTGTGGTGCCAATTATCTTCCACTCTCTCAAATGGTATCACATTCTCGTTGCCTATGTAATTGCTCCAGTTTTGGCCTTCTGCAATTCTTATGGAAGTGGCCTCACTGATTGGTCCTTGGCCTCAAATTACGGGAAAATTGCAATCCTTACATTTAGTTATTGGGTTGGTTTGCAAAACGGTGGAGTGATTGCTGGCCTTGCTTCATGTGGATTGGTGATGAGCATACTCGACACAGCTGCTGGCTTGATGGGAGATTTCAAGACTGGTTACTTAACGCTTACATCGCCGCGTTCCATGTTCTTTAGCCAAGTCATTGGAACTGCCATGGGCtgtgtgataacaccactagtcTTCTGGATTTTCCACAGTGCCTATAAATTGGGTGATCCAGAAGGTTCATACCCTGCACCTTATGCATTGATGTATCGTGGAATCGCGCTACTTGGAGTGGAAGGTTTTGGAAGTCTTCCCAAGCATTGCCTCAGGCTCTCTATTTGGTTCTTTGTGACTGCTATTGTGATCAATATACTGACTCAGCTGCTGAAAAAATTCGAGACCAAGTATAGGATTTATCGGTTCGTCCCAAGTCCAATGTGCATGGCTATACCATTTTACCTTGGAGGGTACTTTGCCATTGACATGTGTATTGGGTCATTGATTCTATTCTTTTGGGAAAAGGTGAACAAGCAGCAAGCTAAAGATTTTGGACCTGCAGTGGCTTCTGGTCTCATATGTGGTGAATCCTTGTGGGGAATTCCAGCATCTGTTCTTGCTCTAGCTGGTGTCAAAGCTCCATTTTGCATGAAAGTTCATCACTGA